The Fimbriimonadaceae bacterium genome has a segment encoding these proteins:
- a CDS encoding acyl-CoA dehydrogenase family protein, protein MDFALSAEHELIREAAHKFGQNVVVPTVKELDRAHTSDPETLKKLGEAGLLGVCLPQKYGGMGADYISLGIVCEELERADSTARVVMSVHTGLHSMTLMQWASPEQLGRWLPSLATGAAVGGFGLTEPNAGSDVMGMVTTAERVGDNYILNGQKTWISLADYADRFLVVAKLAGDAPKPRHAAFVVSRDTPGFSSRPIKGKLGVRAGNTGEIFFDNLKVPVADRVGEDGDGFKIAMSALDHGRYTVASGAVGLIQACLDACVKYSQERTVQGEAISKKQLVQQMIASMVQGREVGRLLYQKVGWMKNTGQRHTREVSMAKWVNCAAAFDAAHKAVEVHGAYGYCDEFPVERYFRNARGAMIYEGTHEIHTLVQAEYELGYRTDKPLARTLPTWPFEP, encoded by the coding sequence ATGGATTTCGCCCTCAGCGCCGAGCACGAATTGATTCGAGAGGCCGCCCACAAGTTTGGCCAAAACGTCGTCGTCCCCACCGTCAAGGAACTCGACCGTGCCCACACGTCCGACCCCGAGACGCTCAAGAAGCTCGGGGAGGCAGGACTCCTCGGCGTGTGTCTCCCGCAGAAATACGGGGGCATGGGCGCCGATTACATTTCCTTGGGGATCGTCTGCGAAGAATTGGAGCGGGCCGACAGCACCGCGCGGGTCGTCATGAGCGTCCACACCGGACTGCACAGCATGACCCTGATGCAGTGGGCCAGCCCCGAGCAATTGGGACGCTGGCTCCCGTCGCTGGCGACAGGTGCGGCCGTCGGCGGCTTCGGTCTGACGGAGCCAAACGCCGGCAGTGACGTGATGGGCATGGTGACCACCGCCGAACGTGTCGGTGACAACTACATCCTTAACGGCCAGAAGACGTGGATCAGCCTGGCCGACTATGCCGACCGGTTTTTGGTCGTCGCCAAGTTGGCGGGTGACGCCCCGAAACCCCGACATGCCGCCTTCGTCGTCAGCCGCGACACACCGGGGTTCAGCAGCCGTCCGATCAAGGGCAAGCTGGGCGTGCGCGCTGGCAACACCGGTGAGATCTTCTTTGACAACCTCAAGGTCCCCGTCGCGGACCGGGTGGGTGAAGACGGCGACGGGTTCAAGATCGCGATGTCTGCCCTTGACCATGGCCGGTACACCGTGGCGAGCGGCGCGGTCGGCCTCATCCAGGCGTGTCTGGACGCGTGTGTCAAATACAGCCAGGAGAGGACGGTCCAAGGTGAGGCGATCAGCAAGAAGCAACTCGTCCAGCAAATGATCGCCAGCATGGTCCAAGGGCGGGAGGTCGGCCGGCTTCTGTACCAGAAGGTCGGCTGGATGAAGAACACGGGCCAGCGCCATACCCGCGAGGTGTCGATGGCCAAGTGGGTGAACTGCGCGGCGGCCTTCGACGCGGCGCACAAGGCGGTCGAGGTCCACGGGGCATACGGCTACTGCGACGAGTTTCCTGTGGAACGGTACTTCCGCAACGCCCGAGGGGCGATGATCTACGAAGGGACCCACGAGATCCACACCCTCGTCCAGGCGGAATATGAGTTGGGCTACCGGACGGACAAACCTCTGGCCCGGACTCTGCCGACTTGGCCGTTCGAGCCATGA
- a CDS encoding winged helix-turn-helix transcriptional regulator produces the protein MVEDRLDVVFLALSDPTRRAMLTRLSTGESSVGDLARPLNLSLPGTLKHLRTLERAGLVTTQKRGRTRYVRGREEAMADARAWMEATAAHWKGALDRLELALLEEGNHASPRD, from the coding sequence ATGGTTGAGGATCGGTTGGACGTCGTGTTCCTCGCCTTGAGCGACCCGACACGCCGGGCCATGCTCACCCGCCTCTCGACGGGCGAGTCGTCAGTCGGCGACTTGGCCAGGCCGCTCAACCTGTCCCTTCCTGGCACCCTCAAGCACCTTAGGACCCTGGAACGGGCCGGGTTGGTCACGACCCAAAAGCGGGGAAGGACCCGTTACGTCCGGGGGAGGGAAGAGGCCATGGCCGACGCCCGGGCCTGGATGGAAGCGACCGCCGCTCACTGGAAGGGTGCCCTCGACCGCCTTGAATTGGCCCTCCTCGAAGAAGGGAACCATGCCTCACCTCGCGACTGA
- a CDS encoding SRPBCC domain-containing protein, whose protein sequence is MPHLATEVLNDSTLRLTYRLAAPVSRVFGMWSDPAVFPTWFCPAPPWECTVVAYDFRPGGAYRVRMVAPDKDVYELFGEFETIEPETTISLSWNWEDSPSHPAPSHVQIAFGADADGTKLVITHSRFLSPDSRGRHEEGWGAVIGRLETALATP, encoded by the coding sequence ATGCCTCACCTCGCGACTGAAGTCCTGAACGACTCGACCCTGCGCCTGACATACCGGTTGGCCGCACCCGTGTCCCGAGTCTTCGGCATGTGGAGCGACCCTGCCGTCTTCCCCACGTGGTTTTGCCCGGCCCCGCCTTGGGAATGCACCGTCGTAGCGTACGACTTCCGGCCTGGTGGCGCCTATCGCGTCCGCATGGTCGCCCCCGACAAGGACGTCTACGAACTCTTCGGTGAGTTTGAGACGATCGAACCCGAAACAACCATCTCCCTGAGTTGGAACTGGGAGGACAGCCCGTCACATCCCGCTCCGTCACACGTCCAGATCGCCTTCGGAGCCGATGCGGACGGCACCAAGCTGGTCATCACGCACAGCAGGTTCCTCAGCCCGGACTCACGCGGGCGGCACGAGGAGGGTTGGGGTGCGGTCATCGGCCGGCTGGAAACCGCCTTGGCCACACCCTGA
- a CDS encoding DUF885 family protein has protein sequence MGRVLAVAALAVFANCQALAQHTTMVDFIERYGADLGSLQRSWPNDLLASNTDRLRAFYLDRQKALAKMDRSKLDRDGQLDYLLMSNELEKSLRDIDADRKRWDEAVALLPVLHKLVQLDDDLRRAVKVDPSAAADLLASVPDQCAAWFAKMEKAKPSNGLASRVVRAVDRAERAIDHWFRFYEGYDPNFSWWCSAPYRAAREALGRHQQAIREKILHLPANEKESLVGDPAGRDSLVSDLQAEKIPYTPEELIAVGERELAWCHAEMEKAAKEMGAKGWRDALEQVKHQHVDPGQQPAMVRELAQEAIEFVESRNLVTVPELAKESWRMEMMSPDAQLKNPFFLGGESIIVAFPTDTMSHEAKLMSLRGNNRYFARATVHHELIPGHHLQGFMNDRYHPYRQRFATPFWTEGWALYWELRLWDLGFAKTPMEKMGMLFWRAHRCARIVFSLKYHLGQMTPEQCVDMLVDQVGHERRNAEAEVRRSFAGDYPPLYQLAYLVGGLQIRALHNELVPGRMTEKQFHDTVLQTGNMPVAFLRAYMRPDEMPKSVSTDWRFLG, from the coding sequence ATGGGACGCGTGCTCGCTGTTGCCGCCCTGGCAGTCTTCGCCAACTGTCAAGCCCTTGCCCAACACACGACCATGGTGGACTTCATCGAACGGTACGGTGCCGACCTCGGCAGCCTGCAACGGAGCTGGCCTAACGACCTGCTCGCCTCCAACACCGACCGCCTCAGGGCGTTCTATCTCGACCGGCAGAAGGCCCTGGCCAAGATGGACCGCTCCAAGCTCGACCGTGACGGCCAACTCGACTATCTGCTCATGAGCAACGAGTTGGAGAAGAGTCTGCGCGACATTGACGCCGACCGTAAGCGATGGGACGAAGCGGTGGCGCTGTTGCCGGTGCTCCATAAGTTGGTCCAGCTGGACGACGACTTGCGCCGGGCGGTCAAGGTCGACCCGAGTGCGGCGGCGGACCTGCTGGCCAGCGTGCCCGACCAGTGTGCGGCTTGGTTCGCCAAGATGGAGAAGGCCAAGCCGAGCAACGGCCTGGCCAGCAGGGTGGTCCGCGCCGTCGACCGGGCCGAGCGCGCCATAGACCATTGGTTTCGTTTCTACGAGGGTTATGACCCCAATTTCTCGTGGTGGTGCTCGGCCCCGTACAGGGCGGCCCGGGAGGCCCTGGGCCGTCACCAGCAGGCTATACGTGAAAAAATCCTCCACCTGCCTGCCAATGAAAAGGAGTCTTTGGTCGGCGACCCGGCCGGGCGCGACTCCCTTGTGAGCGACCTTCAGGCCGAAAAGATCCCCTATACGCCGGAAGAGCTCATCGCCGTCGGTGAACGGGAACTCGCTTGGTGCCATGCCGAGATGGAAAAGGCGGCCAAGGAGATGGGCGCCAAGGGCTGGCGTGACGCGCTGGAGCAGGTGAAACACCAGCACGTCGACCCGGGGCAACAGCCGGCGATGGTGCGCGAACTGGCCCAAGAGGCGATCGAGTTCGTCGAGTCGCGGAACTTGGTGACCGTCCCGGAACTGGCCAAAGAGTCGTGGCGGATGGAGATGATGTCCCCTGACGCGCAACTGAAGAACCCCTTCTTCTTAGGCGGAGAGTCGATCATTGTCGCCTTCCCCACCGACACGATGTCCCACGAAGCGAAGCTGATGAGCCTGCGAGGAAACAACCGCTACTTCGCCCGGGCGACGGTCCACCATGAGTTGATCCCGGGGCACCACCTCCAGGGGTTCATGAACGACCGGTACCACCCGTATCGGCAAAGGTTCGCCACGCCGTTCTGGACCGAGGGTTGGGCGCTGTACTGGGAGCTCCGCCTCTGGGACTTGGGTTTTGCCAAGACTCCCATGGAGAAGATGGGCATGCTCTTTTGGCGGGCCCACCGGTGCGCACGCATCGTGTTCTCCCTGAAGTACCACCTTGGCCAGATGACCCCTGAACAGTGCGTCGACATGTTGGTCGACCAAGTCGGGCACGAGCGTCGGAACGCAGAGGCGGAGGTGCGCCGGTCGTTTGCCGGCGATTACCCGCCGCTGTATCAACTGGCGTACCTGGTCGGCGGCCTCCAGATCAGGGCGCTTCACAACGAACTGGTGCCGGGTCGGATGACGGAGAAGCAGTTCCACGACACGGTGCTGCAGACCGGGAACATGCCCGTCGCGTTTCTGCGGGCTTACATGCGCCCCGACGAGATGCCGAAGTCGGTCTCGACGGATTGGCGGTTCCTCGGCTGA
- a CDS encoding polysaccharide deacetylase family protein: MVARAAALTLVVLLTGCTAPDAGQTRPARPTLTKAEPTKAVKREFVRPRVRKTVILVYHDMVAKRDKDSLWFDCSVAEFEHQLDTMAKKGVTFVSLQEVEDELFGGKQPDGPQVAITFADNYAGFGRYAWIPVRKRGVPVTLFVHTDYVGNQDGRPKMTWKQLAAFTRVPTVKIESQTCSHPEDVTKLDDTRLKHEMTDSAKAVFDHLGVKPAYIAYPNGKYDKRVMDAARSAGYRLGFTEAQRPAEAATDPMGVPRYVHTKWREALRDIGVE, translated from the coding sequence GTGGTTGCCCGCGCGGCAGCACTGACCTTGGTCGTCCTGCTGACCGGCTGCACCGCCCCCGACGCCGGCCAGACCCGACCGGCCCGCCCGACGCTGACCAAGGCCGAGCCCACCAAGGCGGTCAAGCGGGAGTTTGTCCGACCCCGGGTGCGAAAGACGGTCATCCTCGTCTACCACGACATGGTCGCCAAGCGGGACAAGGACTCCCTGTGGTTCGACTGCAGCGTCGCGGAGTTCGAACACCAGTTGGACACGATGGCGAAGAAGGGGGTCACCTTCGTGAGCCTTCAAGAAGTCGAAGACGAGCTCTTCGGTGGCAAGCAGCCCGACGGCCCGCAAGTCGCGATCACCTTTGCCGACAACTACGCCGGGTTCGGCCGGTACGCCTGGATCCCGGTGCGCAAGAGGGGTGTACCGGTGACCTTGTTCGTCCACACGGACTACGTCGGCAACCAAGACGGTCGGCCCAAAATGACTTGGAAGCAGTTGGCCGCCTTTACCCGCGTCCCCACGGTCAAAATCGAGAGCCAGACGTGCAGCCACCCGGAGGACGTCACGAAACTCGACGACACGCGGCTGAAGCACGAGATGACGGACTCGGCCAAGGCGGTCTTCGACCACCTTGGCGTCAAGCCGGCCTACATCGCCTATCCCAACGGCAAATACGACAAGCGGGTCATGGACGCGGCCCGGTCAGCGGGATACCGGCTCGGATTCACCGAGGCCCAAAGGCCGGCCGAGGCGGCCACGGACCCGATGGGCGTCCCCCGCTACGTCCACACGAAATGGCGTGAGGCGCTACGCGACATCGGCGTGGAATGA